From Bombyx mori chromosome 10, ASM3026992v2, a single genomic window includes:
- the LOC101741542 gene encoding late secretory pathway protein AVL9 homolog — MSAVGEPVLNIIVVGFHHKKGCQVEHCYPEVIPGHPNELPASWRHLPALALPDGSHNYHSDTIFFNLPGLTEPAHTVYGISCFRQIPIEQVTQKTEDMTRSSVQKSVCVICRAPLFGRLAVKMELVVRAWFLQGDFSQTTLLEDAYKHLNSCPIQTDQILEGLSVQRLVENWRHKALLLFKLLLIKRKVLIYGSPAGPLSTVLLTLVSLLPKCIESGLSKAANVVLSRPLSPIPILIDNKIEDAIDDSCEIFPESLLNGSSQVEELTPKESGNILDEKDRVSRQSFDEAILTDVTDRQEFSTRDKCHSIGEKYKVQKPVIDAQQSPTMARDMSVDGLHSLTGQIDQEECGFPFPLFEDGYLCLPYLSLQYLDILSDPAVHGFVVGASNVLFKQKRQLFDVLVELNEMRIETADMLLRRQLALGTEDLRFADHVVRHGATQGDAWIRDQFASYLIYMLRTSILPEGSREIDMFNAQYMAAFKSTPGYEKWLKNTNNGDVEAFMNLIPMHPFSGQLSVADMKLKLAHTMSTTEGGRKVTAAVASTSRAVGGALSQARGALSGWWSALTAPPPPPPPPPSPPTSLTPDPPDDPTDATDITVV, encoded by the exons ATGTCTGCAGTGGGCGAACCTGTGCTTAATATAATTGTTGTAGGCTTTCATCACAAGAAGGGATGTCAG GTGGAACATTGTTATCCTGAGGTTATACCTGGTCATCCGAATGAGCTACCAGCAAGTTGGCGACATTTGCCTGCTCTAGCTTTGCCTGATGGCTCTCACAATTACCATTCggacacaatattttttaatttacccggACTCACAGAACCTGCTCACACTGTATATGGAATTTCATGTTTTAGACAAATCCCTATTGAG CAAGTGACTCAAAAGACAGAGGATATGACTAGAAGTTCAGTACAAAAGAGTGTTTGTGTAATATGTCGAGCTCCATTATTCGGTCGGCTTGCCGTGAAGATGGAGCTGGTAGTGAGGGCATGGTTTCTACAAGGTGACTTTTCACAGACAACACTCCTTGAAGATGCATACAAACATTTAAATAGTTGTCCTATTCAAACAGATCAAATTCTTGAAG gtTTATCAGTACAGCGATTGGTTGAAAACTGGAGGCACAAAGCATTGTTGTTATTTAAACTTCTGTTAATAAAACGTAAGGTTCTAATTTATGGATCACCAGCTGGCCCATTGTCAACTGTATTACTTACACTTGTGTCATTGCTTCCAAAATGTATAGAGAGTGGCCTTTCAAAAGCTGCAAATGTAGT ATTATCAAGACCTTTATCTCCAATACCTATtttaatagataataaaatagaaGATGCCATTGATGATAGCTGTGAAATTTTTCCTGAATCACTATTAAATGGTTCAAGTCAAGTAGAGGAATTAACACCTAAAGAATCTGGAAATATTTTGGATGAAAAAGACAGGGTCAGTAGACAAAGTTTTGATGAGGCTATCTTAACAGATGTGACCGATAGACAAGAATTTTCTACCAGAGATAAGTGCCATAGTATTGGTGAAAAATACAAGGTTCAAAAACCTGTGATAGATGCACAGCAAAGTCCCACTATGGCTAGAGACATGAGCGTTGATGGATTACACAGTTTAACTGGTCAAATTGATCAAGAAGAATGTGGATTTCCATTTCCACTGTTTGAAGATGGCTATCTATGTTTACCGTACTTATCATTGCAGTACTTAGACATTTTATCAGATCCTGCTGTTCATGGTTTCGTTGTCGGTGCatctaatgtattatttaagcAGAAGAGGCAGCTTTTTGATGTACTTGTAgagttaaatgaaatgagaataGAAACGGCAGATATGTTGCTCAGAAGGCAGTTGGCTCTTGGAACTGAGGATCTCAGATTTGCTGATCACGTTGTTCGTCATGGCGCAACTCAGGGCGATGCATGGATTAGAGATCAATTTGCAAGTTACTTGATATATATGTTAAGGACATCTATTTTGCCAG AAGGTAGTAGAGAGATAGACATGTTCAATGCTCAATATATGGCTGCTTTTAAGTCTACACCGGGCTACGAAAAGTGGTTGAAGAATACTAATAATGGTGATGTCGAAGCTTTCATGAACCTTATTCCTATGCATCCATTTTCTGGCCAACTCTCTGTAGCTGATATGAAGTTGAAGTTGGCACA TACGATGTCGACGACGGAAGGCGGCAGGAAGGTGACGGCCGCGGTGGCGAGCACGTCCCGCGCGGTGGGCGGCGCGCTCTCGCAGGCGCGCGGCGCCCTCTCGGGCTGGTGGAGTGCGCTAACTGCCCCCCCGCCGCCACCGCCCCCGCCCCCCTCACCGCCGACCTCGCTCACTCCCGACCCGCCCGACGACCCCACAGACGCTACTGACATCACTGTGGTTTGA